In one window of Prevotella fusca JCM 17724 DNA:
- a CDS encoding Hsp20/alpha crystallin family protein: MYRNSWLPEVFNDFLNTANMPKANPTAPAINVLESEKDYTVELAAPGLSKDDFDVNINGDGDLTIKMEKKTEEKEQKAHYLRREFAYSKYEQTLILPDDVQKDGIAARVANGVLTITLPKIQVQEQKVARQITVG; this comes from the coding sequence ATGTATAGAAATTCATGGTTACCAGAAGTTTTCAATGACTTTTTGAACACAGCAAATATGCCAAAGGCAAACCCGACAGCACCTGCAATCAACGTACTGGAGTCAGAAAAGGATTACACCGTAGAACTTGCAGCACCGGGACTGAGCAAGGATGACTTTGATGTAAACATCAACGGCGATGGCGACTTGACCATCAAGATGGAAAAGAAAACCGAGGAGAAGGAGCAGAAGGCTCATTACCTCCGTCGCGAGTTCGCTTACAGCAAGTATGAGCAGACGCTGATTCTGCCGGATGATGTTCAAAAGGACGGTATTGCTGCACGCGTCGCAAACGGAGTACTTACCATCACCCTGCCTAAGATTCAGGTTCAGGAGCAGAAGGTTGCAAGGCAGATTACGGTAGGTTAA
- a CDS encoding choice-of-anchor J domain-containing protein codes for MKHFYLSTKLFVSLCLAGLTNMASAQKVVPQVTNTAAQAASAGATKELLEDPYFYSFNNGKPVQWQTAGTVTQLSSGDRYSSDTGFGVGIETAAGVEGYLKQVIDLKRTGQEVVAGDELECLVHYCTMASKRPEGPFRLALRWLDAAGKEVSSAEKDFINNPEIYFGRMKAYAELKFRTVCPAGAVKLEFALLVAPESQVRMDDFSVLRLSEKDKTPLVAVLPQFRTMTGEVGQPTVFPVALQGMHLAADQKPNFAGTESSSVMKLDVEKLPKNGTLKANLTVTPKVAGVYVGGNTYKLRFSGAEAENSGSLNLTGYFKKASTTPSIRLKGGLQARTMNAVPGKTDVQTLEFDINDVITNVNLALVQKANGPFRIDVGQYYYATKAGKLYQRPVKVTFAPREAGEYDAVLKVSSVLADTLVINLKGVAQAAASAELVEKFSEDRVMDSRFTGAAWTGYHKFDLGYWRLDGKWNGAGNVTLSAKDTLYYDELLADGVSTLQMTPAASAGKCTAEYSVDGGGHWTALAAADAEGKYVVNTHRPTLVRFVSSASADVQSVTITPNTTETRQVFVEIEDAMLKNADNEPLEVLNETFSGLRHTRILGLKGWQNLTVRGERPFYAWQQKDAAQTVVENEVAQISFLKYGVVDKREHESWLILPTLSYKKAKSKDLTFSLMYRNQTANGQEQFGFYIITEKDGKAQPYYLDLSSYVPAGVKLEADMWFDYRIDLSKVEGLDIDDNFHVAFSYYSPVGGNGTSLNFMIDDVTFGRIDLPELSVDNDFIRFNFQAGQEMTPQTLNIFTDRTTAPVTITLAPSTQKKYFKVSHDKLPVDGGTIAVGFKSDDTKTHAAALLVQTRGAEPIIVKLLAQPVTAGISNVSGNGENALLPVVTGSELMVNGKYQQYQLFAADGRLLQQGGYQQRIDLSGIQSKIVILKLRTDDGIKTFTLKR; via the coding sequence ATGAAACATTTTTACTTATCTACAAAGCTATTTGTAAGTCTTTGCCTGGCTGGTCTTACAAACATGGCATCAGCACAGAAAGTAGTACCTCAAGTAACTAACACAGCTGCACAGGCTGCTTCTGCCGGCGCAACGAAGGAGTTGCTGGAGGACCCCTACTTCTATTCTTTTAATAATGGAAAGCCCGTACAGTGGCAGACAGCTGGAACAGTCACCCAGCTTAGTAGTGGTGACCGATACAGTAGCGATACAGGTTTCGGTGTAGGTATTGAGACAGCGGCAGGCGTTGAGGGATACCTCAAGCAGGTCATTGACCTCAAGCGGACAGGACAGGAAGTTGTTGCCGGCGATGAGCTGGAGTGCCTCGTGCATTATTGTACGATGGCGAGCAAGCGTCCTGAAGGACCGTTCCGACTCGCTTTGCGTTGGTTGGATGCCGCAGGGAAGGAGGTTTCTTCTGCTGAAAAGGATTTCATCAACAATCCGGAAATCTATTTCGGACGTATGAAGGCATATGCCGAACTGAAGTTCCGCACCGTCTGTCCTGCAGGAGCGGTGAAGTTGGAGTTTGCCCTTCTGGTAGCTCCGGAGAGCCAGGTACGCATGGACGACTTCAGTGTTCTGCGCCTGTCGGAGAAGGACAAGACCCCACTTGTGGCTGTTCTTCCACAGTTCCGCACGATGACTGGCGAGGTAGGACAGCCGACGGTTTTCCCAGTTGCGTTGCAAGGTATGCACCTTGCAGCCGACCAGAAGCCGAACTTCGCTGGTACAGAGTCGTCTTCAGTGATGAAGCTGGATGTAGAGAAACTGCCAAAGAACGGAACTCTCAAAGCCAATCTTACCGTTACTCCGAAGGTAGCAGGCGTCTATGTAGGTGGCAACACCTATAAACTTCGCTTCTCAGGTGCCGAGGCAGAGAACAGTGGTTCACTGAATCTTACGGGCTATTTCAAGAAGGCTAGCACCACACCTTCTATCCGTCTAAAGGGCGGATTGCAGGCTCGCACGATGAATGCTGTTCCTGGAAAGACGGATGTGCAGACGCTTGAGTTTGACATCAATGATGTTATCACGAATGTAAACCTTGCTTTGGTACAGAAGGCAAACGGTCCTTTCCGTATTGACGTGGGGCAGTATTACTACGCAACAAAGGCTGGTAAGCTCTATCAGCGTCCTGTGAAGGTAACCTTTGCACCGCGTGAAGCAGGCGAGTATGACGCCGTATTGAAGGTGTCAAGTGTCCTCGCTGATACGCTGGTTATCAATCTCAAGGGTGTCGCACAGGCTGCTGCATCAGCTGAACTGGTCGAGAAGTTCAGTGAAGACCGTGTGATGGACAGCCGCTTTACTGGTGCAGCATGGACTGGCTATCATAAGTTTGACTTAGGTTACTGGCGTCTTGATGGCAAGTGGAATGGTGCTGGAAATGTTACGCTTTCAGCAAAAGATACGCTCTATTATGACGAACTGCTTGCGGATGGTGTAAGTACACTTCAAATGACACCTGCTGCCAGTGCCGGGAAATGTACGGCTGAATATTCAGTTGACGGAGGCGGACATTGGACTGCTCTGGCTGCTGCTGATGCGGAAGGTAAGTACGTAGTCAATACACATCGTCCGACACTTGTCCGCTTTGTTTCCTCTGCCAGTGCGGATGTTCAGAGTGTGACCATCACTCCGAATACGACGGAAACCCGTCAGGTGTTTGTAGAAATAGAGGATGCAATGTTAAAGAATGCTGACAATGAACCTTTGGAAGTCCTCAATGAAACCTTCTCCGGCTTACGTCATACACGTATTCTCGGACTCAAGGGGTGGCAGAATCTTACCGTACGTGGCGAACGTCCGTTCTACGCATGGCAGCAGAAGGATGCCGCACAGACGGTTGTCGAGAATGAAGTGGCACAGATTTCCTTCCTGAAATACGGTGTAGTGGACAAGCGTGAGCATGAAAGCTGGCTTATCTTGCCGACACTCTCTTACAAGAAAGCAAAGAGCAAGGACTTGACCTTCAGTCTGATGTATCGCAACCAGACAGCCAACGGGCAGGAACAGTTCGGTTTCTATATCATCACGGAGAAGGATGGTAAGGCTCAGCCTTATTATTTAGACCTTTCTTCCTATGTGCCTGCTGGTGTCAAGTTGGAGGCTGATATGTGGTTCGACTATCGTATAGACCTGTCTAAGGTAGAGGGACTTGACATTGACGACAACTTCCATGTGGCATTCTCTTACTATAGTCCTGTGGGTGGCAATGGTACTTCTCTGAACTTCATGATAGATGATGTGACCTTCGGTCGCATCGATCTTCCAGAATTGAGTGTTGACAATGATTTCATCAGGTTCAATTTCCAAGCCGGACAGGAGATGACACCGCAGACTCTTAACATCTTCACAGACCGCACTACAGCACCTGTGACCATTACTTTAGCTCCATCTACCCAGAAAAAGTATTTCAAGGTTTCACATGACAAGCTGCCTGTTGACGGTGGTACAATCGCCGTTGGTTTCAAGAGCGATGACACCAAGACGCATGCTGCAGCACTGCTTGTCCAGACACGTGGTGCAGAGCCAATCATCGTGAAGTTGCTTGCACAGCCTGTCACAGCCGGTATCAGCAATGTTTCAGGTAATGGTGAGAATGCTCTCTTGCCAGTTGTTACAGGTTCAGAACTGATGGTTAACGGTAAGTACCAGCAGTATCAGCTTTTTGCAGCAGACGGTAGATTGTTGCAGCAAGGCGGTTACCAGCAGCGTATTGACCTGTCAGGTATCCAGTCGAAGATTGTCATTCTGAAGCTCAGAACTGATGATGGCATAAAGACCTTCACGTTAAAGCGTTAA
- a CDS encoding DUF488 domain-containing protein — MKIKRIYTPTEETDGYRILVDRLWPRGISKEKAQIDLWLKSVAPSNELRKWFGHDTERFPEFAERFRTELAESGALEELRAILKAHPVATLLFAAHDEEHNNAVVLQNLLKTE, encoded by the coding sequence ATGAAAATCAAACGTATCTATACACCAACAGAAGAAACTGACGGTTATCGGATCCTCGTTGACCGATTATGGCCGAGGGGAATCAGCAAGGAAAAGGCGCAAATCGACCTCTGGCTGAAGTCGGTTGCACCAAGTAATGAATTACGAAAGTGGTTCGGACATGATACGGAACGGTTCCCCGAGTTTGCCGAACGGTTCCGTACAGAGCTGGCAGAGAGTGGGGCCTTGGAGGAGCTGCGTGCCATACTCAAGGCACATCCTGTTGCTACCCTGCTATTCGCTGCACACGATGAAGAACATAACAATGCTGTCGTGTTGCAGAACCTGCTCAAGACGGAATAG
- a CDS encoding Crp/Fnr family transcriptional regulator, whose translation MESNVMNALRSCPLFAGMSEIGIELTLGNVTHQLVSLPSHEVYALAGMPCKYVDIVVSGNLICRMAALSGKQVEVSRLRSGNMVAPAFIFSKDRSLPVSVETDGKVQLFRMRPEELKRLIDMDEAIRMNFIRILSNIDVFLTQKMKILSLFTVREKVAYLLMECAGEQGSNEVHLERSRQEIADSFGIQKFSLLRVLSDFEKEGAIEIDGRNIKILDRRKMLK comes from the coding sequence ATGGAAAGTAATGTAATGAACGCACTCCGTTCCTGTCCGCTTTTTGCAGGAATGAGTGAGATTGGGATAGAACTGACACTGGGAAATGTCACACACCAGCTTGTTTCCCTGCCATCACATGAGGTGTATGCCTTGGCAGGCATGCCTTGCAAGTATGTTGATATCGTAGTGAGTGGAAATCTTATCTGCCGCATGGCAGCCTTGTCGGGCAAGCAGGTAGAGGTAAGTCGGCTGCGCAGTGGCAATATGGTTGCCCCGGCTTTCATCTTCTCAAAGGACAGGAGTCTGCCCGTGAGCGTCGAGACAGACGGCAAAGTGCAGCTTTTCCGTATGCGTCCCGAGGAGCTGAAGCGGCTGATAGACATGGATGAAGCCATCCGCATGAACTTTATCCGCATCCTCTCGAACATAGATGTGTTCCTCACGCAGAAGATGAAAATCCTAAGTCTGTTCACTGTCCGTGAGAAGGTGGCTTATCTGTTGATGGAATGTGCAGGCGAGCAGGGCAGCAATGAGGTTCATCTTGAGCGTTCACGGCAGGAGATAGCAGACTCGTTCGGCATACAGAAGTTCTCGTTGCTTCGTGTACTTTCCGACTTCGAGAAAGAGGGCGCAATAGAGATTGACGGGCGAAACATCAAGATTCTTGACCGTAGGAAGATGTTGAAGTAA
- a CDS encoding calcium/sodium antiporter yields MILNVLFILTGIVLVLWGADRLTDGAVAVAEKMKMPQFVIGLTIVAMGTSMPEFCVSLISALRGTSDLAVGNIIGSNIFNALLIVGVAALVAPMTIMRSTVRKDIPFSLVASAMLLIMCLDGDINRIDAAVLFAMFLIFMYMTLKGARTQGANAGETVEAEGKKPMATWLSVVWIFVGLACLIGGSNLFVEGATAVATNLGVSEAVIGLTIVAGGTSLPELATSVVSARKGKSGIAIGNALGSNVFNILAILGVTGMITPMKLQGITATDLSMLVISIVLVWLFSFTKYRIMRWEGAVLTAVFIGYIYSLL; encoded by the coding sequence ATGATACTTAATGTTTTGTTTATTCTCACGGGGATTGTCCTCGTGTTGTGGGGTGCTGACCGACTTACTGATGGTGCTGTGGCTGTAGCGGAGAAGATGAAGATGCCACAGTTTGTAATAGGACTGACCATTGTCGCAATGGGTACAAGCATGCCGGAGTTCTGTGTGAGTCTGATTTCTGCGTTGCGTGGAACGTCAGACCTGGCAGTGGGCAACATCATCGGCTCAAACATATTCAATGCGTTGCTCATAGTCGGCGTGGCGGCACTGGTTGCCCCGATGACGATTATGAGGAGTACGGTGAGGAAGGACATTCCTTTTTCACTTGTTGCGTCAGCAATGCTGCTGATAATGTGTCTTGATGGCGACATAAACAGGATAGATGCTGCTGTCCTCTTTGCAATGTTCCTTATCTTTATGTATATGACTCTCAAGGGAGCAAGAACACAAGGTGCGAACGCCGGGGAGACTGTTGAGGCTGAAGGGAAGAAGCCAATGGCTACGTGGCTGTCAGTGGTGTGGATTTTCGTCGGTCTTGCCTGTCTGATAGGGGGTAGTAACCTGTTTGTGGAGGGTGCGACAGCTGTGGCAACAAACCTTGGTGTTTCAGAGGCTGTTATCGGTCTGACCATCGTTGCCGGGGGAACATCTCTTCCTGAATTGGCAACGAGTGTCGTTTCGGCCCGTAAGGGTAAGAGCGGTATTGCCATAGGAAACGCTCTCGGCTCTAACGTGTTCAACATCCTTGCCATCCTTGGTGTTACGGGCATGATAACCCCGATGAAGTTGCAGGGTATCACTGCAACCGACCTCTCCATGCTGGTTATTTCGATAGTCCTTGTATGGCTTTTCTCCTTTACCAAGTACAGGATTATGCGATGGGAAGGAGCTGTGCTGACGGCGGTGTTTATAGGTTATATCTATTCTTTGCTGTAA
- a CDS encoding peroxiredoxin family protein yields MKKIILMTVLATAAFAANAQDTKPYEEKMSQIEAQYKTLEADYQTFGKKDPASFTDAEKAKLNEIMTKADSLYNAQKTTALEIARKFKNTKFPAKYVANIMYDVEFDELKELCDPTTGYYNEPEMAKVKQLFDSYKLRQPGSMYKDLTMEDLDGKQVKLSQWVGKGKYVLVDFWASWCGPCRAEMPNVVEAYKRFKDKGLEIIGISFDSKKLQWSAAVEKLGMTWPQMSDLKGWESSASAIYGIRSIPSNILLDPEGKIVAMDLREAKLLEVLAEKLK; encoded by the coding sequence ATGAAGAAAATTATTTTAATGACAGTGCTGGCTACAGCTGCTTTCGCTGCCAATGCGCAAGACACAAAGCCATACGAAGAGAAGATGTCTCAGATTGAGGCACAGTACAAAACGCTTGAGGCTGATTACCAGACTTTCGGAAAGAAGGATCCTGCAAGTTTCACGGATGCTGAAAAGGCTAAGTTAAACGAAATCATGACGAAAGCTGACTCTCTTTACAACGCACAGAAGACTACAGCCCTGGAGATTGCCAGAAAGTTCAAGAACACAAAGTTCCCAGCAAAGTATGTTGCAAACATCATGTATGATGTGGAATTCGACGAGCTGAAGGAACTCTGCGACCCAACGACTGGCTACTACAACGAACCTGAAATGGCAAAGGTAAAGCAGCTCTTCGACTCTTACAAGCTGCGCCAGCCGGGCTCTATGTACAAGGATCTCACGATGGAGGATCTTGATGGCAAGCAGGTGAAGCTGAGCCAGTGGGTTGGCAAAGGCAAATATGTACTGGTTGACTTCTGGGCAAGCTGGTGTGGTCCCTGTCGTGCTGAAATGCCAAACGTTGTTGAGGCTTACAAACGTTTCAAAGACAAAGGTCTGGAGATTATCGGTATCAGCTTCGACAGCAAGAAACTGCAGTGGTCAGCGGCTGTTGAGAAACTGGGCATGACCTGGCCTCAGATGTCAGACCTCAAGGGATGGGAGTCCTCAGCATCAGCAATCTATGGCATCCGCAGCATCCCTTCCAATATTCTCCTCGACCCAGAGGGCAAGATTGTAGCCATGGACCTCAGAGAAGCAAAGTTGCTGGAGGTACTGGCTGAGAAGCTGAAATAA
- a CDS encoding queuosine precursor transporter, which produces MTKSKQQVSVLFMLFSILFCVCLISANILETKQISVLGISLTGGLIVFPISYIINDCVCEVWGFQKTRLLIWTGFAMNFFFVAMGALCDWIPGAPYWNNDAGFHAIFGLAPRVAAASFVAFIVGSFANAYMMSRMKIHDKGRNFSLRAILSTIVGESFDSIIFFPLALGGVVPTEELPKLMLWQVALKTIYEVIALPITIRVVKALKAHEGEDVYDNNVNYSIWKIFALS; this is translated from the coding sequence ATGACAAAAAGTAAGCAACAAGTGAGTGTGCTGTTTATGCTTTTCAGCATCCTCTTTTGTGTTTGTCTCATCTCGGCAAACATTCTTGAAACAAAGCAGATTTCAGTGTTAGGTATCTCATTGACAGGTGGATTGATCGTGTTTCCAATCTCTTACATCATCAACGACTGTGTCTGTGAGGTATGGGGTTTCCAAAAGACACGTCTCTTGATATGGACAGGCTTTGCCATGAACTTCTTTTTTGTGGCAATGGGTGCACTGTGTGATTGGATTCCGGGTGCGCCTTATTGGAACAATGACGCTGGTTTCCATGCCATCTTCGGTCTGGCTCCACGTGTTGCAGCAGCTTCTTTCGTTGCTTTCATCGTGGGCTCATTTGCCAATGCCTATATGATGAGCAGGATGAAGATTCATGACAAGGGGCGCAACTTTTCATTGCGTGCCATCCTCAGCACTATTGTAGGTGAGAGTTTCGACTCCATCATCTTTTTCCCGTTGGCATTGGGTGGTGTCGTTCCTACAGAGGAACTTCCGAAGCTGATGCTGTGGCAGGTAGCGTTGAAGACAATCTATGAGGTAATTGCTCTTCCAATAACTATCCGTGTGGTAAAGGCTTTGAAGGCACATGAGGGTGAAGATGTTTACGACAACAACGTGAACTACAGTATCTGGAAGATATTTGCATTAAGCTGA
- the queF gene encoding preQ(1) synthase, whose protein sequence is MERNEEGLQSLGSQTQYKMDYAPEVLESFVNKHPDNDYWVRFNCPEFTSLCPITGQPDFAEIRISYIPDVRMVESKSLKLYLFSFRNHGDFHEDCVNTIMKDLIKLMDPKYIEVTGLFTPRGGISIYPYANYGRKGTKYEQLAEQRFINHE, encoded by the coding sequence ATGGAAAGAAATGAAGAAGGCTTGCAGTCATTAGGCTCGCAGACCCAATATAAGATGGATTATGCGCCAGAGGTGCTGGAATCATTTGTAAACAAACATCCCGATAATGACTATTGGGTACGCTTCAACTGTCCTGAATTTACAAGTCTGTGTCCTATCACTGGTCAGCCGGACTTTGCTGAGATTCGTATTTCATACATCCCAGACGTGCGTATGGTAGAGAGTAAGAGTCTGAAACTTTATCTCTTCAGCTTCCGTAATCACGGCGACTTCCACGAGGACTGTGTGAACACGATTATGAAAGATCTTATCAAGTTGATGGACCCTAAGTATATCGAGGTTACAGGTCTCTTCACACCACGTGGCGGTATCAGCATCTATCCTTATGCTAATTATGGTCGTAAGGGTACAAAGTATGAGCAGTTGGCTGAACAGCGGTTTATCAATCACGAATAA
- a CDS encoding SGNH/GDSL hydrolase family protein: MRKPITAIIGFVCILSSAMQAHAQTFSWHNPMQEAVSVINGRAWDGEIGNSYARLPERFQQRVPLKVWNLSRNAAGLSVKFSTNARNLQVKYTIADAPQLPNMSRLNQAGIDLYATNSSGQTHWIGNHMLWNWGDTITFTFRNLETKAGVYELFLPPYSTVTSLKVGCDEGASFRFIPSRKEKPVIIYGSSIAQGASPSRPGLTWTNILKRLTGYNIVNLGFSGSCLMEPVLFDAISEIDAKCFIIDPIPNSYRLTDKEITDRIRYGILCLRKKSKAPIIVSESYPQADIVFNPHAEERMRTANKALQAAVNQLQKEGVSGIYYQFGKDIPFTEDAMIEASHPNDIGCVAYAKAYERMLKKIFRK; encoded by the coding sequence ATGCGGAAACCTATAACAGCAATCATCGGCTTTGTATGTATCCTGTCCAGTGCAATGCAGGCTCATGCACAGACTTTCTCTTGGCATAACCCTATGCAGGAAGCAGTGTCAGTAATCAATGGAAGGGCGTGGGATGGAGAAATCGGCAACAGCTATGCACGACTGCCCGAACGCTTCCAGCAGCGTGTTCCATTAAAGGTTTGGAACCTTTCAAGGAATGCTGCAGGGCTAAGTGTAAAGTTCTCTACCAACGCACGCAACCTACAAGTTAAGTACACGATTGCTGACGCACCGCAGTTGCCTAATATGTCCAGACTCAACCAGGCTGGCATAGACCTCTATGCAACTAATTCAAGCGGTCAGACACACTGGATAGGCAACCACATGCTGTGGAACTGGGGTGACACGATAACGTTCACCTTCCGCAATCTCGAAACCAAAGCGGGTGTCTACGAGTTGTTTCTGCCTCCTTATAGTACGGTGACAAGTCTCAAGGTAGGCTGTGACGAGGGTGCTTCTTTCCGTTTTATACCTTCCCGGAAGGAGAAACCTGTAATCATCTATGGCTCGTCCATAGCTCAGGGTGCGTCCCCTTCTCGTCCTGGACTTACGTGGACGAATATCCTAAAGAGGCTGACAGGCTATAATATCGTTAATTTAGGCTTCAGTGGTTCCTGTCTGATGGAGCCGGTACTCTTTGATGCAATCAGCGAGATAGATGCCAAGTGCTTTATCATTGACCCTATCCCGAACAGTTATCGCCTTACGGATAAGGAGATAACAGATCGTATCCGCTATGGTATTCTCTGTCTGCGCAAGAAGAGCAAAGCGCCTATCATCGTGTCGGAAAGCTATCCGCAGGCTGATATTGTCTTCAATCCGCATGCTGAAGAGCGTATGCGAACAGCTAACAAGGCATTGCAGGCTGCTGTAAACCAGTTGCAGAAGGAGGGTGTCAGTGGTATCTATTACCAGTTCGGTAAGGATATTCCGTTCACGGAAGACGCTATGATTGAGGCTTCTCACCCCAATGACATTGGCTGTGTGGCTTATGCCAAAGCCTATGAAAGAATGCTGAAGAAGATCTTTCGTAAATGA